Proteins encoded by one window of Porphyrobacter sp. YT40:
- a CDS encoding DUF2059 domain-containing protein: protein MKPLRLILASASALSLLAAPASLAAQDTEETVDMVEAAPPEDEMAEDDMAEDPMAALMGMMGGMIEVEPLTAEQQARMPAAEAIIARIMPPGAMAELSQSMMGGFFGSFGDILNTGPKPALAELIGVNPLELDGVSDDQAREAASLLDPAWEERQSIVTGLMPEMLGEMMNAVEPSMRRAMAELYAIRFTPAELTAIDTFFATETGGKYARESLSMASDKRMLAASMEAMPAVFTMIGQMEERMKARTESLPAPRAFGDLDEAEKAKVAALTGYSVEEIESNIEANAAIAEETAEEVTVD from the coding sequence ATGAAACCCCTGCGCCTGATCCTTGCCTCTGCTTCCGCCCTTTCGCTGCTCGCCGCCCCGGCCTCCCTCGCCGCACAGGACACGGAAGAGACGGTGGACATGGTCGAGGCCGCGCCACCTGAAGACGAGATGGCCGAAGACGACATGGCCGAAGACCCGATGGCCGCTCTCATGGGCATGATGGGCGGGATGATCGAGGTCGAACCGCTCACCGCCGAACAGCAGGCCCGGATGCCCGCTGCCGAGGCGATCATCGCCCGCATCATGCCGCCCGGCGCCATGGCCGAGCTGTCGCAATCGATGATGGGCGGATTTTTCGGCAGCTTCGGCGACATCCTCAACACCGGACCCAAGCCTGCACTCGCCGAGCTGATCGGGGTGAACCCGCTCGAACTCGACGGCGTCTCCGATGACCAGGCGCGCGAAGCGGCGAGCCTGCTCGACCCGGCGTGGGAAGAGCGGCAGTCGATCGTCACCGGGCTGATGCCGGAGATGCTGGGCGAGATGATGAACGCGGTCGAGCCGAGCATGCGCCGCGCCATGGCGGAGCTCTACGCGATCCGCTTCACGCCTGCCGAATTGACGGCGATCGACACCTTCTTCGCGACCGAGACCGGCGGCAAATATGCCCGCGAATCGCTCTCGATGGCGAGCGACAAGCGGATGCTGGCGGCCAGCATGGAGGCCATGCCCGCGGTCTTCACGATGATCGGCCAGATGGAGGAACGCATGAAGGCGCGCACCGAAAGCCTGCCTGCCCCGCGCGCCTTCGGCGATCTGGACGAGGCCGAAAAGGCCAAGGTTGCCGCGCTCACGGGCTATTCGGTCGAGGAGATCGAGAGCAATATCGAGGCCAATGCCGCGATCGCCGAGGAGACCGCAGAAGAGGTGACCGTCGATTGA
- a CDS encoding Hsp70 family protein, translated as MIVGIDLGTTNSAVALWQDGAPQLVPNALGKDLTPSAVSLAKGGQAWVGEAALDRMATHPADTVTSFKRMMGTASTVTLAGTKLTPEDLSAMVLRSLADDVEAATGTRPTGAVITVPAYFNERQRRATRRAGEIAGLEVKRLINEPTAAALAFGLTDRGDREPFLVFDLGGGTFDVSIVEMFEGIVEVRASAGDNRLGGDDFDEALVRLVEPALDNGAALDTLPADSRRALLTLAAERTRRALSTAEEAEFSVVADGTPVTARVTTEAFEEAAAGLVKRLRDPVIRALRDSHIDVKALSDIVLVGGATRMPVVRKALTRMFGRFPNATVHPDHAVALGAAIQAGLLSGGDGLEEIRITDVAPFTLGVNSATRDAHGRLHDDIFAPIIERNTPVPVSRMERFFTLGDNQRKVLFAVYQGEARDVKKNVKLGELEVPVPPRPAGEVSVDVRFTYDTSGLLEVDVAVPATGLTRNLVIVDEEDRRSKKDIEARRKALEKLKVHPRDEAENVAMLARAERAYEGFTGPVRDYIGQALTEFQGALDKQDARIIADAREALAQLLDQIEANPPL; from the coding sequence ATGATCGTCGGGATTGACCTTGGCACCACCAACAGCGCGGTTGCGCTGTGGCAGGATGGTGCGCCGCAGCTGGTGCCCAATGCACTTGGCAAGGATCTCACACCGTCCGCCGTCAGCCTTGCCAAGGGTGGACAGGCTTGGGTGGGCGAGGCCGCGCTCGACCGGATGGCGACCCATCCGGCGGACACCGTCACCAGTTTCAAGCGGATGATGGGCACCGCCAGCACGGTGACGCTGGCAGGGACCAAGCTTACACCCGAAGACCTCTCGGCGATGGTGCTGCGCAGCCTCGCCGACGATGTCGAGGCGGCGACCGGCACCCGGCCCACCGGCGCGGTCATCACCGTCCCGGCCTATTTCAACGAGCGTCAGCGCCGCGCCACCCGCCGCGCGGGCGAGATCGCGGGGCTTGAAGTCAAGCGCCTGATCAACGAACCCACCGCCGCCGCGCTCGCTTTCGGCCTTACGGATCGCGGCGATCGCGAGCCCTTTCTGGTGTTCGACCTCGGCGGGGGAACCTTCGATGTCTCGATCGTCGAGATGTTCGAAGGGATCGTCGAAGTCCGCGCCTCGGCGGGCGACAACCGGCTGGGGGGCGACGACTTCGATGAAGCGCTGGTGCGGCTGGTCGAGCCTGCGCTCGATAACGGCGCGGCGCTGGACACTCTGCCCGCCGACAGCCGCCGCGCGCTGCTGACCCTCGCTGCCGAGCGCACCCGCCGCGCGCTGAGCACCGCAGAAGAGGCCGAGTTCAGCGTGGTCGCCGATGGCACGCCCGTCACCGCCCGCGTCACCACCGAGGCTTTCGAGGAAGCCGCGGCGGGCCTCGTCAAGCGGCTGCGCGATCCTGTCATCCGGGCGCTGCGCGACAGCCATATCGACGTGAAGGCGCTGTCGGACATCGTGCTGGTCGGCGGGGCGACGCGGATGCCGGTGGTGCGAAAGGCGCTGACCCGGATGTTCGGGCGCTTCCCCAATGCCACCGTCCACCCCGATCACGCGGTCGCGCTGGGCGCGGCAATTCAGGCCGGGCTGCTGTCGGGCGGGGACGGGCTGGAGGAAATCCGCATCACCGACGTCGCGCCCTTCACACTGGGCGTCAACAGCGCCACCCGCGACGCGCACGGCCGCCTGCACGACGATATCTTTGCCCCGATCATCGAGCGCAACACCCCCGTCCCGGTCAGCCGGATGGAGCGGTTCTTCACCCTTGGCGACAACCAGCGCAAGGTGCTGTTCGCGGTCTATCAGGGCGAAGCGCGCGACGTGAAGAAGAACGTCAAGCTGGGCGAGCTGGAGGTCCCCGTCCCCCCGCGGCCCGCGGGCGAGGTGAGCGTCGACGTGCGCTTCACCTATGACACCAGCGGGCTGCTGGAAGTTGATGTCGCCGTGCCCGCCACCGGCCTCACCCGCAATCTGGTGATCGTCGACGAGGAAGATCGGCGCAGCAAGAAGGATATCGAGGCGCGGCGCAAGGCGCTGGAAAAGCTGAAGGTTCACCCCCGCGACGAGGCCGAGAACGTCGCCATGCTGGCGCGGGCGGAGCGGGCCTATGAAGGCTTCACCGGCCCGGTCCGCGACTATATCGGCCAAGCGCTGACTGAGTTTCAGGGCGCGCTCGACAAGCAGGATGCGCGCATCATCGCCGACGCGCGCGAGGCGCTGGCGCAGCTGCTCGACCAGATCGAGGCCAATCCGCCCCTATGA
- the pgmG gene encoding phosphoglucomutase/phosphomannomutase PgmG has product MQHHFHPTVLREYDIRGIIGETLGADDARAIGRAFGTLLRAAGGTTVAVGYDGRVSSPMLEHALVEGLTASGCDVVRIGMGPTPMLYYAEASTEEVDGGIQITGSHNPPNYNGFKMVFMGRPFFGADIQKLGELAADGAFASGTGAVSTRDILGEYVERLLEGLAGIDPEALQNLRVGWDAGNGAAGPALEALAARLPGEHHLLFTEVDGHFPNHHPDPTVEANLVDLRALVAAKNLDFGVAFDGDGDRIGAIDGTGRVIWGDQLLMIYAEDLLKTRPGSTVIADVKASRALFDRVAELGGKPLMWKTGHSLIKSKMKTTGAPLAGEMSGHVFFADEYYGFDDALYAGIRLLAAAARLGKSVTELRGAIPPMLNTPELRFQVDETRKFAAMAEIAERLTTAPGPEVESVNATDGVRVNTADGWWLLRASNTQDVLVARAESDTAEGLERLLAQIDAQLAASGLERGESVGH; this is encoded by the coding sequence ATGCAACACCACTTCCACCCCACCGTGCTGCGCGAATACGACATTCGCGGGATCATCGGCGAGACGCTGGGTGCCGACGATGCGCGCGCGATCGGGCGGGCCTTCGGCACGCTGCTGCGCGCGGCGGGCGGCACGACGGTGGCGGTGGGCTATGACGGACGCGTCAGCTCGCCCATGCTCGAACACGCGCTGGTCGAAGGGCTGACCGCGAGCGGGTGCGACGTGGTGCGGATCGGCATGGGGCCGACCCCGATGCTCTATTATGCCGAAGCCTCAACCGAAGAAGTGGATGGCGGCATTCAGATAACTGGCAGCCACAATCCCCCCAATTACAATGGCTTCAAGATGGTATTCATGGGTCGGCCGTTCTTCGGTGCCGATATCCAGAAGCTCGGGGAACTGGCAGCAGACGGCGCCTTCGCCAGCGGCACGGGCGCGGTCAGCACGCGCGACATTCTCGGCGAGTATGTCGAGCGTCTGCTCGAAGGACTGGCCGGGATCGATCCCGAGGCGCTGCAGAATCTCCGCGTCGGCTGGGATGCCGGCAATGGCGCTGCCGGCCCCGCGCTGGAGGCTCTCGCCGCGCGGCTGCCGGGGGAACATCATCTGCTCTTTACTGAAGTTGATGGACATTTTCCCAATCACCATCCTGATCCCACTGTCGAAGCCAATCTTGTCGATCTGCGGGCGTTAGTCGCTGCAAAAAACCTCGATTTCGGTGTGGCTTTCGATGGCGACGGCGACCGGATCGGCGCGATCGACGGCACGGGCCGGGTGATCTGGGGCGATCAGCTGCTGATGATCTATGCCGAGGATCTGCTCAAAACCCGCCCCGGATCGACGGTTATCGCCGATGTGAAGGCCAGCCGCGCGCTGTTCGACCGGGTCGCCGAACTGGGTGGAAAGCCGTTGATGTGGAAGACCGGCCATTCGCTCATCAAGTCCAAAATGAAAACAACGGGTGCGCCGCTCGCGGGCGAAATGAGCGGCCACGTGTTTTTCGCCGATGAGTATTACGGGTTTGACGACGCGCTCTACGCAGGAATACGGTTGCTGGCGGCGGCGGCGCGGCTGGGCAAGTCGGTCACCGAGCTGCGCGGCGCGATCCCGCCGATGCTCAACACCCCCGAACTGCGCTTCCAGGTCGACGAGACGCGCAAGTTTGCCGCCATGGCCGAAATCGCCGAGCGGCTGACCACCGCGCCGGGGCCGGAGGTCGAAAGCGTCAATGCGACCGATGGCGTGCGGGTGAACACTGCCGACGGCTGGTGGCTGCTGCGCGCTTCGAACACGCAGGATGTGCTGGTGGCGCGCGCGGAAAGCGACACGGCCGAGGGGCTCGAGCGGCTGTTGGCGCAGATCGACGCGCAGCTCGCCGCCTCGGGGCTGGAGCGCGGCGAGAGCGTAGGGCACTGA
- a CDS encoding J domain-containing protein: MLPKILMFAIALSVFCRWALGKWPWEYLRPAPTRSQAIFRARKLLGVEAGAAREEIILAHRRLVTLVHPDKGGTTAAMQEANAARDLLLSELPGAPLAGPDDDGPRQSQD; the protein is encoded by the coding sequence ATGCTGCCGAAAATTCTGATGTTCGCGATTGCGCTGAGCGTGTTCTGCCGCTGGGCGCTGGGCAAGTGGCCGTGGGAATATCTGCGCCCCGCCCCCACGCGCTCGCAGGCGATCTTCCGCGCGCGCAAGCTGCTGGGGGTCGAGGCGGGGGCTGCGCGCGAAGAGATCATCCTCGCCCATCGCCGGCTGGTGACGCTGGTGCATCCCGACAAGGGCGGCACCACCGCAGCGATGCAGGAGGCCAACGCCGCGCGCGATCTGCTGCTGTCGGAACTGCCGGGCGCGCCGCTCGCCGGGCCGGACGACGATGGGCCTCGGCAATCGCAGGATTGA
- a CDS encoding division plane positioning ATPase MipZ — protein MSPAAASAQPSEPVLAGRRLRQGQAHRIVFANEKGGTGKSTTAVHVAVALSYLGARVAAIDLDPRQRTTHRYIENRLNTLEKRGLTLPTPECEVFRGETTGDLIAMIRRMEATCDFLIIDNPGRDDPFARVAVEHADTLVTPMNDSFVDFDLIGQVDAETFKVRKLSFFAELIWEARLKRSRMTIEQQRPEMDWIVVRNRTGHVEARNQARLHKALNEMSKRVGFRVTQGLSERVIYRELFPSGLTLLDKGHLGELGTSHLVARQELRALVKTLSLPAFDPEQGELEMA, from the coding sequence ATGTCACCCGCTGCCGCCAGCGCCCAGCCCTCCGAACCCGTGCTCGCCGGGCGCCGTCTGCGCCAGGGGCAGGCGCACCGGATCGTCTTCGCCAACGAGAAGGGCGGCACCGGCAAATCGACCACCGCGGTGCATGTGGCGGTGGCGCTGTCCTATCTTGGCGCGCGGGTGGCGGCGATCGATCTCGACCCGCGCCAGCGCACCACCCACCGCTATATCGAGAACCGGCTGAACACGCTCGAAAAGCGCGGCCTCACCCTGCCCACCCCCGAATGCGAGGTGTTCCGCGGCGAGACGACCGGCGATCTGATCGCGATGATCCGGCGGATGGAGGCGACCTGCGATTTCCTCATCATCGACAATCCCGGGCGCGACGACCCTTTTGCCCGCGTGGCGGTGGAACACGCCGATACGCTGGTGACGCCGATGAACGACAGTTTCGTCGATTTCGACCTGATCGGGCAGGTCGATGCGGAAACCTTCAAGGTACGCAAGCTTTCGTTCTTTGCCGAGCTGATCTGGGAGGCGCGGCTGAAGCGCAGCCGCATGACGATCGAACAGCAGCGCCCGGAGATGGACTGGATCGTGGTCAGGAACCGCACCGGCCACGTCGAGGCGCGCAACCAGGCGCGGCTGCACAAGGCCTTGAACGAAATGTCCAAGCGGGTCGGTTTCCGGGTGACGCAGGGCCTCAGCGAGCGCGTGATCTACCGCGAGCTGTTCCCGAGCGGGCTGACCCTGCTCGACAAGGGGCATCTGGGCGAACTCGGCACCAGCCACCTCGTCGCTCGGCAGGAACTTCGCGCGCTGGTCAAGACCCTGAGCCTGCCTGCCTTCGATCCCGAGCAGGGCGAGCTGGAGATGGCCTGA
- the panC gene encoding pantoate--beta-alanine ligase encodes MQTVKSLGVLRTTLGQWRKDGARIALVPTMGALHEGHLTLVRRARAEADHVVASIFVNPKQFGPNEDLDAYPRQLAADAAMLEAEGVGVLWAPTVEEMYPSGFVTNVGVSGVSDGLCGAARPGHFDGVATVVLKLFNQVQPDLAFFGEKDFQQLAVIRTMARDLDLTAPHADNIIGVPTVREADGLAMSSRNRYLTSEQRTAAAALPRAMKTAIAAIKAGAPGAEALAQLQAEIIAAGFSSVDYAVLADATTLAPLAAPGKAPARLLVAARIGSTRLIDNMPVAPAP; translated from the coding sequence GTGCAAACGGTCAAGTCGCTGGGAGTGTTGAGAACCACTCTGGGACAATGGCGCAAGGATGGCGCACGCATCGCGCTGGTGCCGACGATGGGCGCGCTGCACGAAGGCCACCTGACACTGGTGCGCCGCGCGCGCGCGGAGGCGGACCACGTGGTCGCCTCGATCTTCGTCAACCCGAAGCAGTTCGGCCCCAACGAGGATCTCGACGCCTACCCCCGCCAGCTCGCGGCCGATGCGGCGATGCTGGAGGCCGAGGGCGTTGGGGTGCTGTGGGCCCCGACGGTCGAGGAAATGTATCCGTCCGGTTTCGTCACCAATGTCGGCGTGTCGGGGGTGAGCGATGGCCTGTGCGGCGCGGCGCGGCCCGGCCATTTCGACGGGGTGGCGACGGTGGTGCTCAAGCTGTTCAACCAGGTGCAGCCCGATCTCGCCTTCTTCGGGGAGAAGGACTTCCAGCAGCTTGCGGTGATCCGGACGATGGCGCGCGATCTCGATCTGACCGCACCGCATGCCGACAATATCATCGGCGTGCCCACGGTGCGCGAAGCGGATGGCCTCGCGATGTCGAGCCGCAACCGCTACCTCACCTCCGAACAGCGCACCGCCGCTGCCGCCCTGCCGCGCGCGATGAAGACCGCGATTGCGGCGATCAAGGCCGGTGCGCCGGGTGCGGAGGCCTTGGCGCAATTGCAGGCCGAGATCATCGCGGCGGGCTTTTCGAGCGTCGATTACGCCGTGCTGGCCGATGCCACGACCCTCGCCCCGCTGGCGGCTCCGGGCAAGGCCCCCGCCCGCCTGCTCGTCGCCGCCCGAATCGGCAGCACGCGGCTGATCGACAATATGCCGGTCGCCCCTGCCCCGTAA
- a CDS encoding cation:proton antiporter, with amino-acid sequence MTFDFTPYHIALAGSGAAIILAFWLPRFVGGREPTASALLVVLGAAVLGLVPGMPAVFDPVTNAPEWSVVAEIAVIVALFGTGLRIDNIARFARWTPALRLVLIAMPLTIAAIAGLGLWAGLPLATAVLLGAAFAPTDPVLAGDLQVGPPREGGEHPMRFALTTEAGLNDGLAFPFVYAAILLAAGTLDWGAWAGFYVVWKILVGLGCGAAAGWLLGKSFFAVPHGHTLADANAGVVALAAILATYGVTELAEGYGFLAVFVMGLLLRREEAEHSFHTSLHSFSETIEHALTAMLMIAIGASLPQLWPWLDWRIAVLIALSLIVVRPLVAWLSLAGGTLGGSHRAAVSFYGVRGIGTVFYVAYAATEASFGSIERLWAAVAFGIFASTIIHGLTAGWVMKRIMGEAS; translated from the coding sequence ATGACGTTCGATTTCACGCCCTATCACATCGCGCTGGCCGGGAGCGGGGCGGCGATCATTCTGGCCTTCTGGCTGCCGCGCTTCGTCGGCGGGCGCGAGCCGACCGCATCGGCGCTGCTGGTGGTGCTGGGCGCGGCGGTGCTGGGGCTGGTGCCGGGAATGCCCGCTGTCTTCGACCCCGTCACCAACGCGCCCGAATGGTCGGTGGTGGCGGAGATCGCGGTGATCGTGGCGCTGTTCGGCACCGGCCTCAGGATCGACAATATCGCCCGTTTTGCGCGCTGGACTCCGGCGCTGCGGCTGGTGCTGATCGCGATGCCGCTGACGATTGCCGCGATCGCGGGACTGGGCCTGTGGGCGGGCCTTCCGCTGGCGACCGCCGTGCTGCTGGGCGCCGCCTTCGCCCCGACCGATCCGGTGCTCGCAGGCGATCTTCAGGTCGGCCCGCCGCGCGAAGGCGGTGAGCACCCCATGCGCTTTGCCCTCACCACCGAGGCCGGATTGAACGACGGGCTGGCCTTCCCCTTCGTCTATGCGGCCATCCTGCTCGCCGCCGGAACGCTCGATTGGGGCGCATGGGCGGGGTTCTACGTCGTCTGGAAAATTCTCGTCGGCCTCGGCTGCGGAGCGGCGGCGGGATGGCTGCTGGGCAAGAGCTTTTTCGCCGTGCCGCATGGCCACACGCTCGCCGATGCCAATGCCGGCGTGGTCGCGCTGGCGGCAATCCTTGCGACCTATGGCGTGACCGAACTCGCCGAGGGCTACGGCTTTCTCGCGGTGTTCGTGATGGGCCTGCTGCTGCGCCGTGAGGAGGCAGAGCACAGCTTCCACACCTCGCTCCACAGCTTCAGCGAGACGATCGAACACGCGCTGACCGCGATGCTGATGATCGCGATCGGCGCAAGCCTGCCGCAGTTGTGGCCATGGCTCGACTGGCGCATCGCGGTGCTGATCGCGCTGAGCCTGATCGTGGTGCGCCCGCTGGTGGCATGGCTTTCGCTCGCGGGTGGAACGCTCGGCGGATCGCACCGGGCTGCGGTGTCGTTCTACGGCGTGCGCGGGATCGGCACGGTGTTCTATGTCGCCTATGCCGCGACCGAGGCCAGTTTCGGGAGCATCGAACGACTCTGGGCCGCCGTCGCCTTCGGCATCTTCGCCTCGACCATAATCCACGGCCTGACGGCCGGGTGGGTGATGAAACGGATAATGGGCGAAGCCAGCTGA
- a CDS encoding FAD-binding oxidoreductase has product MTHTLTLQSIRPVTHNVNALTFPRPEGLDFRPGQATELALDRDGWRDEKRPFTFASLPGSSLLEFVIKSYPDHDGVTEQIGQMAPGDKVIIDDPWGAIADRGPGTIIAGGAGITPFIAILRARQAEVGTLDGYRLIFTNSRARDIILRDELEAMPGLALDLLLSEEPAPGAEYTRLDGDYLDRAVGDFSGLFYLCGPPPMEDAVASALHARGVTPDRLIREDS; this is encoded by the coding sequence ATGACCCACACCCTCACCCTGCAATCGATCCGCCCGGTGACGCACAACGTCAACGCGCTGACCTTCCCCCGGCCCGAGGGTCTCGACTTCCGCCCCGGTCAGGCAACCGAACTGGCGCTCGACCGCGATGGCTGGCGTGACGAGAAGCGGCCCTTCACTTTTGCCTCGCTGCCCGGTTCCTCGCTGCTGGAATTCGTGATCAAGTCCTACCCCGATCACGACGGCGTAACCGAACAGATCGGGCAGATGGCGCCGGGCGACAAGGTGATCATCGACGATCCGTGGGGCGCGATCGCGGATCGCGGCCCCGGCACGATCATCGCGGGCGGCGCGGGGATCACGCCCTTCATCGCGATCCTGCGCGCGCGCCAGGCCGAGGTAGGCACTCTCGACGGCTACCGCCTGATCTTCACCAACAGCCGCGCCCGCGACATCATCCTACGCGACGAACTGGAGGCGATGCCGGGCCTCGCGCTCGATCTGCTGCTCTCCGAAGAGCCCGCCCCCGGCGCCGAATACACCCGGCTGGATGGCGATTATCTCGACCGCGCGGTCGGCGATTTCAGCGGCCTGTTCTACCTGTGCGGCCCGCCGCCGATGGAGGACGCTGTCGCATCCGCCCTCCACGCCCGCGGCGTCACCCCCGACCGCCTGATCCGCGAGGACAGCTGA
- a CDS encoding sigma-70 family RNA polymerase sigma factor, producing the protein MQTAASEALTDDDYEQFRSDMVKLIPSLRAFARGLCRNPDLADDLTQEAMMRAWASRHTFTPGTNFRAWMFRILRNHFYGAAKKLRRETSLDPEVAERTLVQEATQEQALHVNDVDTAMARLPEHQAEVLWLIAGAGMSYEDAADIVGVGIGTIKSRLNRARAAIKSIIEGEAERVAV; encoded by the coding sequence ATGCAGACAGCCGCATCCGAAGCCCTGACCGACGACGATTACGAACAATTTCGCAGCGACATGGTCAAGCTCATCCCTTCGCTGCGCGCCTTTGCGCGCGGGCTGTGCCGTAACCCCGATCTGGCCGACGACCTGACGCAGGAAGCCATGATGCGGGCCTGGGCCTCGCGCCACACCTTCACGCCTGGCACCAATTTCCGTGCATGGATGTTCCGCATCCTGCGCAACCATTTCTACGGCGCGGCGAAAAAGCTGCGGCGCGAGACTTCGCTCGATCCCGAAGTGGCCGAACGCACGCTGGTGCAGGAAGCGACGCAGGAACAGGCGCTGCATGTCAATGACGTCGATACGGCGATGGCCCGGCTGCCCGAGCACCAGGCCGAAGTCCTGTGGCTGATTGCCGGGGCCGGAATGAGCTACGAAGACGCGGCCGACATCGTCGGTGTCGGGATCGGCACGATCAAGAGCCGGCTCAACCGGGCCCGTGCGGCGATCAAGTCCATCATCGAAGGCGAGGCGGAACGGGTCGCCGTCTGA
- a CDS encoding NepR family anti-sigma factor, translated as MMKKKLPPSAARAAEIPAFDPIEAALREIFDGIESEPVPDDFADLVAKLGKTRSGEA; from the coding sequence ATGATGAAAAAGAAGCTCCCTCCCTCTGCCGCCCGAGCTGCCGAGATTCCGGCGTTCGACCCGATCGAGGCGGCGTTGCGCGAAATCTTCGACGGGATCGAAAGCGAACCGGTGCCCGATGATTTTGCGGATCTCGTCGCCAAACTGGGCAAGACCCGGTCGGGCGAAGCGTAA
- a CDS encoding response regulator, whose amino-acid sequence MTFQSEIARELPFLRRYARMLTGTQEAGDAAVRETLQALIAAPEELRSDTAPRVELYRVFHKLWGDTSLRSIDLPTAVIGALPHASRKALLLTTIEGFSNAETAVILDLDEDELRDRIAEAREAVNAMLSSRVMVIEDEAVIALHLKQLLIGMGNDVAAVARTASEAVAAARDVHPELILADINLADGSSGIDAVDEILTEMTVPVIFITAFPEKLLTGDRREPAYVIAKPFNPDDVAATVLQALLVSRETTARPEPV is encoded by the coding sequence ATGACATTCCAATCCGAAATTGCCCGTGAACTGCCCTTTCTGCGTCGCTACGCACGCATGCTGACCGGGACGCAGGAGGCCGGCGATGCCGCCGTGCGCGAAACCCTGCAGGCGCTGATCGCGGCCCCCGAAGAACTGCGTTCGGACACCGCGCCGCGCGTCGAACTCTACCGCGTGTTCCACAAGCTGTGGGGCGACACCTCGCTGCGCTCGATCGACCTGCCCACGGCCGTGATCGGCGCGTTGCCCCACGCTTCGCGCAAGGCATTGCTTCTGACCACGATCGAGGGCTTCTCCAACGCCGAAACCGCGGTGATCCTCGATCTCGACGAAGACGAGCTGCGCGATCGCATCGCCGAGGCGCGCGAAGCGGTCAACGCGATGCTTTCCTCGCGGGTGATGGTGATCGAGGACGAGGCGGTTATCGCGCTGCACCTCAAGCAGCTGCTGATCGGCATGGGCAATGATGTCGCCGCAGTCGCGCGCACCGCAAGCGAGGCTGTCGCTGCCGCGCGCGATGTGCATCCCGAACTGATCCTCGCCGACATCAACCTCGCCGACGGGTCGAGCGGGATCGATGCGGTGGACGAGATTCTGACCGAGATGACGGTTCCGGTGATCTTCATCACCGCCTTCCCGGAAAAGCTGCTGACCGGCGACCGCCGCGAACCGGCCTATGTGATCGCCAAGCCCTTCAACCCTGACGACGTTGCCGCCACGGTGCTTCAGGCGCTGCTCGTCAGCCGTGAAACCACTGCCCGTCCCGAACCCGTCTGA
- a CDS encoding sensor histidine kinase, producing MTIRPFDLRLLYLPDPAREDRGLVQALAEKGFDVTVVPGVSQGLPPEIRADAGVVLMDGSQMVHWRWRTDDPPLVVVLPDSDPGAAADALEAGASDWVAEGAGPDFVRLVATVLLRAAAADRTARGARTAADDAAAMRERAETLFTEIRHRIANSMALVVSVAHLQSAMMPPGPGRRALDDFADRVLAIAQVHKGLYTAFNVGAVALDAYLGGVARELQRKHIGRRALSGITFEGDPISGSVDTAISLGVVLSELVSNAARHAYGDERRGEVRVTLRRVNAVEAALVVEDDGAGVSPDEAFAEGLGSQLVAVLAHGVSGQFTLRPRERGTTAVLTFSTVEPGQVMTS from the coding sequence ATGACAATCCGCCCCTTCGACCTGCGCCTGCTCTACCTGCCCGATCCCGCCCGCGAGGATCGGGGTCTGGTGCAGGCGCTGGCAGAGAAGGGTTTCGATGTCACCGTGGTGCCGGGCGTGAGCCAGGGCCTGCCGCCAGAGATCAGGGCCGACGCGGGCGTGGTGCTGATGGACGGCTCGCAGATGGTGCATTGGCGCTGGCGGACGGATGATCCGCCGCTGGTCGTCGTGCTGCCGGACAGCGATCCGGGCGCTGCCGCCGACGCGCTCGAAGCCGGTGCCAGCGACTGGGTCGCGGAAGGCGCGGGGCCGGATTTCGTCCGGCTGGTGGCCACCGTGCTGTTGCGTGCCGCCGCTGCCGACCGGACAGCGCGCGGGGCCCGAACCGCCGCCGACGATGCCGCCGCCATGCGTGAGCGGGCCGAAACTCTCTTCACCGAAATCCGCCACCGCATCGCCAATTCCATGGCGCTGGTCGTGTCGGTGGCGCATCTGCAATCGGCGATGATGCCGCCCGGCCCCGGCCGCCGCGCGCTCGACGATTTCGCCGATCGGGTGCTGGCAATCGCGCAGGTGCACAAGGGGCTCTACACCGCGTTCAATGTCGGAGCGGTCGCGCTCGATGCCTATCTCGGCGGGGTCGCGCGAGAGCTTCAGCGCAAGCATATCGGCCGGCGCGCGCTCAGCGGGATCACCTTCGAAGGCGATCCGATCAGCGGGTCTGTCGACACCGCCATCTCGCTCGGGGTGGTGCTGTCCGAACTGGTCTCCAACGCCGCGCGCCATGCCTATGGCGACGAGCGGCGCGGCGAGGTGCGCGTGACGCTGCGCCGGGTCAACGCGGTGGAAGCCGCTCTGGTTGTCGAGGATGACGGGGCCGGGGTCTCGCCGGACGAAGCCTTTGCCGAAGGGCTGGGGTCGCAGCTTGTCGCGGTGCTGGCCCACGGGGTGAGCGGGCAGTTCACCTTGCGGCCGCGCGAACGCGGCACCACGGCGGTGCTGACCTTCTCGACGGTCGAGCCCGGCCAGGTCATGACATCGTGA